One region of Chryseobacterium sp. C-71 genomic DNA includes:
- a CDS encoding S9 family peptidase gives MQLHKFSLLMVVLGGTAFAQTQKFTMAEAVNGMRSNLAVKNISQFSWSADNKSYIQAVKGGYLLTDLKTSKQDTLISLYQLNKSFADKKLKGLPPVKFTSNSNAYFSTNNQMYWVEKSGNEWKVKRSAALGDNPANVKTLADNQTLVYTKGNNLFINKNGKEVAVTNDTNENILNGASNVHRNEFGIDSGIFPSPNSENIAFYRMDQTMVADYPIIDWSVTPAVNTNIKYPMAGKTSHEVTLGVYNIKNGSTTFLKIEGEKDQYLTAITWSPDSKFIFVGVLNRGQNHLKMNQYDAVTGNLVKTLFEETDSKYVEPQHPLLFFPNSNTDFIWQSQRTGYNHLFHYSLEKGLIAQMTKGDWLVTDILGFNEKKKEIYYVSTQESPTERHLYRINWATFKTQKLDNAEGMHIAVLSSDGNHLFDSYSNTNTPRVANIINTTTLKSTNLLTSENPLKNYQRPEIKNINLKADDGTLLYGKIILPTNFDPNKKYPVIVYLYNGPHLQLITNSFPASGNLWYEYMAQNGYIIFTMDGRGSSNRGMKFEQAVFRNLGTTEMNDQLQGVKYLKSLPYVDSERLGIHGWSFGGFMTTSFMLRQPDVFKVGVAGGPVIDWSMYEIMYGERYMDSPQENPQGYATSNLLDKVQNLKGKLLMIHGAQDDVVVWQHSMKFIKSAVDNGVQLDYFVYPGHPHNVIGKDRVHLMQKVTDYFDQNLKK, from the coding sequence ATGCAATTACATAAATTTTCTTTATTGATGGTTGTTTTGGGCGGAACTGCTTTTGCGCAGACCCAAAAGTTCACCATGGCAGAAGCAGTCAATGGTATGCGAAGCAATCTGGCGGTAAAAAATATTTCTCAGTTTTCATGGTCTGCTGATAATAAGTCATACATTCAGGCAGTGAAAGGCGGATATCTTTTGACAGATCTGAAGACCAGCAAACAGGATACTTTGATTTCTTTATATCAATTAAATAAAAGTTTCGCAGACAAAAAGCTGAAAGGTCTTCCACCGGTAAAGTTCACGAGTAATTCAAACGCTTATTTCTCAACCAACAATCAGATGTATTGGGTAGAAAAATCAGGAAATGAGTGGAAAGTGAAACGCTCTGCAGCATTGGGAGATAATCCGGCGAATGTGAAAACTCTTGCTGATAATCAGACTTTGGTGTATACAAAAGGAAATAATTTATTCATCAACAAAAACGGAAAAGAAGTTGCGGTAACGAATGATACCAACGAAAATATTCTCAATGGAGCTTCCAACGTTCACAGAAACGAATTCGGAATCGACAGCGGAATTTTCCCTTCTCCCAATTCAGAAAACATTGCGTTTTACAGAATGGATCAGACGATGGTTGCAGATTATCCCATCATCGACTGGTCTGTAACTCCTGCAGTGAATACCAATATTAAATATCCAATGGCAGGAAAAACTTCTCACGAAGTCACGCTTGGAGTATATAATATTAAAAATGGATCAACGACTTTCTTAAAAATTGAAGGTGAAAAAGATCAGTATTTAACAGCAATTACCTGGAGTCCCGATTCTAAATTTATCTTTGTCGGAGTTCTCAACAGAGGCCAGAATCATTTAAAAATGAATCAGTATGACGCTGTGACAGGAAATTTAGTGAAAACTTTATTTGAAGAAACCGACAGCAAATATGTTGAGCCTCAACATCCGTTGTTGTTCTTTCCAAATTCAAATACAGATTTTATCTGGCAAAGTCAAAGAACGGGTTACAATCACTTATTCCATTACAGTTTAGAAAAAGGTTTGATTGCTCAAATGACAAAGGGAGATTGGCTGGTTACCGATATTTTAGGATTTAATGAGAAGAAAAAAGAAATTTATTACGTTTCTACTCAGGAAAGTCCTACAGAAAGGCATTTATATAGAATCAATTGGGCAACATTCAAAACGCAGAAATTAGACAATGCAGAAGGAATGCACATAGCAGTTCTCAGCAGTGATGGAAATCATTTGTTTGATTCTTACAGCAATACCAATACGCCGAGAGTTGCCAATATCATCAATACGACAACATTAAAATCAACGAATCTTCTGACCTCAGAAAATCCGCTGAAAAATTATCAGCGTCCTGAAATTAAAAATATCAATCTAAAAGCTGATGACGGAACTTTACTGTACGGAAAAATCATTCTTCCGACCAATTTTGATCCGAATAAAAAATACCCTGTTATCGTTTATCTGTACAATGGTCCACATTTGCAGTTGATCACCAACAGTTTTCCGGCTTCAGGAAATCTTTGGTACGAATACATGGCACAAAACGGATACATCATTTTCACAATGGATGGGAGAGGTTCTTCAAACCGTGGGATGAAATTTGAGCAGGCAGTATTCAGAAATTTAGGAACGACCGAAATGAACGATCAGTTGCAGGGTGTAAAATATCTAAAATCACTTCCGTATGTAGATTCTGAGAGATTGGGAATCCATGGGTGGAGCTTTGGTGGTTTTATGACGACAAGCTTTATGCTTCGTCAGCCGGATGTTTTCAAAGTGGGGGTTGCGGGTGGACCTGTAATCGACTGGAGCATGTACGAAATCATGTACGGGGAAAGATATATGGATTCTCCACAGGAAAACCCACAAGGTTATGCAACATCAAATCTTTTGGATAAAGTTCAGAATTTAAAAGGAAAACTGTTGATGATTCACGGTGCGCAAGACGATGTAGTGGTTTGGCAGCATTCTATGAAATTCATCAAGTCTGCAGTTGACAACGGAGTTCAGTTAGATTATTTCGTTTATCCAGGACATCCACACAACGTGATCGGAAAAGACAGAGTGCACCTGATGCAGAAAGTGACTGATTATTTTGATCAGAATCTGAAGAAATAA
- a CDS encoding YceI family protein — protein MATKWNLDPAHSEITFKVKHMMISNIKGNFTNFTAEIDAEDDTFANAKTTATIQTDSISTHNTDRDNHLKSAEFFNVEANPTITFESDALNNSVTGNLTVNGITKPITLDVEFGGINVDPWGNTKVGFSFEGKINRKEFGLNWNAALEAGGVMVGEDVKVAGELQFVKQA, from the coding sequence ATGGCTACAAAATGGAATTTAGACCCAGCGCACAGTGAAATTACTTTTAAAGTAAAACACATGATGATTTCAAACATCAAAGGTAACTTCACCAACTTCACTGCAGAAATCGATGCTGAAGACGATACTTTTGCTAACGCAAAAACTACCGCTACCATTCAGACAGATTCTATCTCTACACACAACACAGACAGAGATAACCACTTGAAATCTGCAGAATTCTTCAACGTAGAAGCTAATCCTACGATTACTTTCGAATCTGATGCTTTAAATAATTCTGTAACAGGAAATCTTACCGTAAACGGGATTACAAAGCCAATTACGTTAGATGTTGAGTTCGGAGGAATCAATGTAGACCCTTGGGGAAATACAAAAGTAGGTTTTTCTTTTGAAGGAAAAATCAACAGAAAAGAATTCGGATTGAACTGGAATGCAGCTCTTGAAGCAGGAGGCGTAATGGTAGGTGAAGATGTGAAAGTGGCAGGTGAACTGCAGTTTGTAAAGCAAGCATAG
- the ygiD gene encoding 4,5-DOPA dioxygenase extradiol, producing the protein MQLNDLQNISDQFKTTQKMPVLFLGHGSPMNAIEENQFVQGFRNVAKEIPKPNAILCISAHWFTHGTKVTAMDMPKTIHDFGGFPQALFDVEYPAPGNPELAKETAELLAPVFVEEDHNWGLDHGTWSVIRHMYPNADIPVIQMSIDYKKPPQYHFDLAKKLEKLREKGILIIGSGNIVHNLRMIDWKNINTVGAGWDWAIEAREKTNNWLLDGDFQNLIDYQKQGLSLQYAIPTPDHYLPLIYSLGLKNQAEDLVLFNDDLIAGSLSMTSVRIG; encoded by the coding sequence ATGCAACTTAACGACTTACAAAATATCAGCGATCAGTTTAAAACTACTCAGAAAATGCCCGTCCTCTTTCTTGGCCACGGCTCGCCTATGAATGCGATTGAAGAAAATCAATTCGTGCAGGGATTTAGAAATGTGGCGAAAGAAATTCCGAAACCGAATGCAATTCTGTGTATTTCTGCACATTGGTTTACACATGGAACAAAAGTCACAGCGATGGATATGCCCAAAACGATTCATGATTTTGGTGGGTTTCCGCAGGCTTTGTTTGATGTAGAATATCCAGCTCCCGGAAATCCCGAACTGGCAAAAGAAACGGCTGAACTTTTAGCTCCCGTTTTCGTGGAAGAAGATCACAACTGGGGTTTAGATCATGGCACATGGTCAGTGATTAGACACATGTATCCGAATGCTGATATCCCTGTTATTCAGATGAGTATTGATTATAAAAAACCGCCGCAGTATCATTTTGATTTGGCTAAAAAATTAGAAAAACTGAGAGAAAAGGGAATTCTTATTATCGGAAGCGGAAATATCGTTCATAACCTCAGAATGATCGACTGGAAAAACATCAACACCGTTGGCGCCGGTTGGGATTGGGCTATTGAAGCAAGAGAAAAAACCAACAATTGGCTTTTGGACGGAGATTTTCAGAATCTTATTGATTATCAAAAGCAGGGACTTTCTTTGCAGTATGCGATTCCGACGCCTGATCATTATCTTCCGCTGATTTATTCTTTAGGTTTAAAAAATCAAGCTGAGGATTTGGTTTTATTTAATGATGATTTGATTGCAGGGTCTTTGAGCATGACGAGTGTAAGGATTGGATAG
- a CDS encoding carboxypeptidase-like regulatory domain-containing protein, with protein MKKTVFLLLIILPFYLSIAQTIKGKVVNDIEKPISNVNIYLNGTKTGTISEADGSFTLQLPSSNNNSLVFQKDDYETFTINTSEVLNKTLKVVLIKAKEIEEVRIVPYTETAYKNYIQFFLDSFIGYDKQNVRIKNQRSLKFSYDKENKILKVKAPQTLIIENKNLGYTIDYNLVEFSANFNENTTRFTGTSFFRETKSNDKVKLNRMNAYDGSQTHFFRSVYENKVADEGFIVNQITKFPNSKYPTEEELQRLKDYKKSLDKSKYINIREEIYDINSRKQSESPYKIAITKTQIPESDYTKKTGDKLFLDYDFMMQINFKRYFYELKKGQFVKATIPIIQTSFLHPEGDTFEVYRDGNTSNPGMLTNQGEFAKDKIEKLLPLDYKLGD; from the coding sequence ATGAAAAAAACAGTATTCCTTTTATTGATTATTCTGCCGTTTTACCTTTCAATTGCTCAGACGATTAAAGGAAAAGTGGTGAATGATATTGAGAAACCTATTTCAAACGTCAATATTTATTTGAACGGAACAAAGACGGGAACAATTTCTGAAGCAGACGGAAGTTTTACGCTTCAATTGCCTTCTTCGAATAACAACAGTTTGGTTTTTCAGAAGGACGATTACGAAACATTTACCATCAATACTTCTGAAGTTTTAAACAAGACCTTAAAAGTGGTTTTAATTAAAGCTAAAGAAATTGAGGAAGTACGGATTGTCCCTTATACAGAAACAGCTTACAAAAATTACATTCAGTTCTTTCTTGATTCTTTCATTGGTTATGACAAGCAGAATGTAAGAATCAAGAATCAACGTTCACTGAAATTCTCTTATGATAAAGAAAATAAAATTCTAAAAGTAAAAGCTCCGCAGACTTTAATTATCGAAAACAAAAATTTAGGATACACGATTGATTATAATTTAGTGGAATTTTCTGCCAATTTTAATGAAAACACTACCCGGTTTACAGGAACCAGTTTTTTCAGAGAAACGAAAAGCAACGATAAGGTAAAGTTGAATAGAATGAATGCTTATGACGGCAGTCAGACTCATTTTTTCAGAAGTGTCTATGAGAACAAAGTTGCAGATGAAGGTTTCATTGTCAATCAGATTACTAAGTTTCCAAACTCAAAATATCCAACGGAAGAAGAGTTGCAGAGACTGAAAGATTATAAAAAATCATTAGACAAAAGTAAGTACATCAATATTCGTGAGGAGATTTATGATATTAATAGCCGAAAACAAAGTGAAAGTCCTTATAAAATTGCCATCACAAAAACTCAGATTCCAGAGTCAGATTATACTAAAAAGACAGGCGACAAATTGTTTTTGGATTATGACTTTATGATGCAGATTAATTTTAAACGATATTTTTATGAACTGAAAAAAGGGCAGTTTGTGAAAGCAACAATTCCAATTATTCAGACCTCTTTTCTACATCCTGAAGGCGATACTTTTGAAGTTTATCGTGATGGAAATACTTCAAATCCCGGAATGCTGACGAATCAGGGAGAATTTGCAAAAGATAAGATTGAAAAATTATTGCCGTTGGATTATAAATTAGGAGATTGA
- a CDS encoding GNAT family N-acetyltransferase: MTFKRVDSTDKDFQNLVQFLDADLAIRDGDEHAFYHQFNKIDMLKHCIVAYLEDEAVACGAIKPFNEESVEVKRMYTNPQKRKMGLASETLHQLEIWAKELGYKKCVLETGIKQPEAIALYEKCGYYRIPNYGQYIGVENSVCFEKELNQSPNL, from the coding sequence ATGACATTCAAGAGAGTTGATTCCACAGATAAAGATTTTCAAAATCTGGTACAGTTTTTAGATGCAGATTTGGCAATACGTGATGGTGACGAACATGCTTTCTACCATCAGTTTAATAAAATTGATATGCTGAAACACTGCATTGTTGCTTATTTGGAAGATGAAGCTGTCGCTTGTGGAGCTATTAAACCTTTTAATGAAGAAAGTGTGGAAGTGAAAAGAATGTACACCAACCCTCAAAAGAGAAAAATGGGTTTGGCGTCTGAAACTTTACATCAACTGGAGATTTGGGCAAAAGAACTTGGGTACAAAAAATGTGTTTTAGAAACCGGAATTAAACAACCAGAAGCAATTGCCTTGTATGAAAAATGCGGATATTATAGAATTCCAAATTACGGGCAGTATATTGGTGTAGAAAATAGTGTTTGTTTTGAGAAAGAATTAAATCAATCTCCTAATTTATAA
- a CDS encoding S8 family serine peptidase encodes MKKCVLFLLTAFALSSCSNDDLQTSAIESEIVQTDPLTTRQINDKINETTKTKRRFSWNESSSHFLWSGIVQGNKVASIGFGDSKDDFDRSKSSNSEALQNEILEVISQYEGKKDRFLMASDEYLNQIDVYIEKQETVIALRKLKSIRYFEPADYRYFENENKVSGVAKSSGSSSGCGLESTALSSADYTTVTPNAKAPWSFAKHNITSAWNYSTGAGITIGLIDSGVSFNQGLLSGSFNNGSSSGRTISKNGVYVDSVWPWSSGYDGADDKCGHGTSMASAMAAPRNNLGQPVGVAYNANLISYRAASNVVLDGYHEQEGVKTAFTALGNNTSVKIISMSMGHIFSVGKIEDGVKYAYSKGKLIFCAGGTSTSFTTFVGVIFPAWMPETQAITGVKENTSNQKCDVCHSGAEIDFTYQMERASGNNIPVLSYYNAQTDYVGGSSVATASTAGIAALVWSKNPLWTRDQVLNKMRQSSTYYPTKNADYGYGNINVLQAVQ; translated from the coding sequence ATGAAAAAATGTGTATTATTCTTACTCACGGCATTCGCTTTGAGTTCATGCAGCAATGATGATCTTCAGACATCGGCTATTGAGAGCGAAATTGTACAAACAGATCCGCTCACTACGAGGCAAATCAATGATAAAATCAACGAAACGACCAAAACCAAAAGAAGATTTTCCTGGAACGAATCTTCATCACATTTTCTCTGGAGCGGAATTGTTCAGGGGAACAAAGTCGCATCCATCGGTTTCGGAGATTCTAAAGATGATTTTGACCGAAGTAAATCTTCCAATTCTGAAGCTTTACAGAACGAAATTCTTGAGGTAATTTCACAGTACGAAGGCAAAAAAGACCGATTTCTTATGGCTTCCGATGAATATTTAAATCAAATTGATGTTTATATCGAGAAGCAGGAAACAGTTATTGCGCTGCGTAAATTAAAATCAATCCGTTATTTTGAACCTGCAGATTACCGATATTTTGAAAATGAAAACAAAGTAAGCGGTGTTGCCAAATCAAGTGGAAGTTCATCCGGTTGCGGATTAGAATCAACAGCTTTAAGTTCAGCAGACTATACAACAGTTACACCCAATGCAAAAGCGCCGTGGTCATTCGCAAAACACAACATTACCAGCGCGTGGAATTACAGCACAGGAGCAGGAATTACGATTGGATTAATCGATTCAGGAGTTTCTTTTAACCAAGGTTTGCTGAGTGGCAGTTTTAATAATGGTTCATCTTCCGGGCGAACCATTAGCAAAAACGGTGTCTATGTAGATTCTGTCTGGCCTTGGAGTTCTGGTTACGACGGTGCAGATGATAAATGTGGTCACGGAACAAGCATGGCTTCTGCGATGGCAGCTCCAAGAAATAATCTCGGACAGCCGGTTGGTGTGGCATATAATGCTAATTTAATTTCATATCGTGCAGCTTCCAATGTCGTGTTGGATGGCTATCACGAACAAGAAGGTGTGAAAACGGCTTTTACCGCTTTAGGAAATAATACTTCTGTGAAAATCATCTCCATGTCAATGGGACATATTTTTTCTGTCGGAAAGATAGAAGACGGTGTAAAATACGCATATTCTAAAGGGAAATTAATTTTCTGTGCTGGTGGAACATCTACAAGTTTTACGACTTTCGTTGGCGTTATTTTTCCGGCTTGGATGCCAGAAACACAAGCAATCACTGGTGTAAAAGAAAATACATCCAACCAAAAATGCGATGTCTGCCATTCGGGAGCGGAAATCGATTTTACCTACCAGATGGAGCGAGCTTCAGGAAATAATATTCCGGTGTTGAGTTATTATAATGCTCAAACCGATTATGTGGGAGGTTCTTCGGTTGCAACGGCTTCTACAGCAGGAATAGCGGCTTTGGTCTGGTCAAAAAATCCTTTATGGACGAGAGATCAGGTTTTAAATAAAATGAGACAGTCTTCGACCTATTACCCTACAAAAAATGCAGATTACGGATACGGAAATATCAATGTTCTGCAGGCTGTACAGTAA
- the hutH gene encoding histidine ammonia-lyase: protein MIYGVDVLSFHDVLEICKTPNKAKLNTTAKEQILKSQDNVKKIVESDRCVYGINTGFGPLCDVKISADETAQLQYNLIISHAVGVGKPIDKEFSKIMMIAKIHALSKGFSGVSLEVIERFILMLEKDIIPVVPEQGSVGASGDLAPLSHLVLPLLGLGQVWVGNEIFETAEILEKNGLEPLVLGPKEGLGLINGTQFILAHAIKGLEKFEYLLDLADMTAAMSLEAYRGSASPFKKELHDIRPFEGSKKVAARMLKFLKNSDNLKAHEYCDRVQDPYSMRCVPQVHGASRNAFEHLKLLTEIELNSVTDNPIVLSAEESISGGNFHGQLLAMPLDYATLAAAELGNISDRRSYLLLEGKYGLPRLLTESSGLNSGFMIPQYTSAALVTENKTLCFPASADSIPTSLGQEDHVSMGSISGRKFNQVLGNLVNILAVELMFAAQGLEFRRPAKCSKIIEENFAILRTKVEKLEEDRLIGKDMLAIAELINNRQFVVNF from the coding sequence ATGATATACGGAGTAGATGTTTTGAGTTTCCATGATGTTTTGGAAATCTGTAAAACGCCCAATAAAGCTAAATTAAATACAACTGCTAAGGAGCAGATCCTAAAATCTCAGGATAATGTAAAGAAAATCGTAGAGTCAGATCGTTGTGTTTATGGTATCAATACAGGGTTTGGACCGCTTTGTGATGTTAAAATTTCTGCTGACGAAACAGCACAGCTTCAATATAATTTAATAATTTCTCACGCTGTTGGTGTTGGGAAACCTATTGATAAAGAATTTTCGAAAATCATGATGATTGCAAAAATTCATGCATTGTCAAAAGGTTTTTCGGGAGTTTCTCTGGAAGTGATCGAAAGATTTATTCTGATGCTTGAAAAAGACATCATTCCGGTAGTTCCGGAGCAGGGTTCTGTGGGAGCTTCAGGAGATTTAGCACCTTTATCACACTTGGTTTTACCACTTTTAGGTTTAGGACAAGTTTGGGTTGGAAATGAAATTTTTGAAACTGCTGAAATTCTGGAAAAAAATGGTCTTGAGCCTTTGGTTTTAGGGCCAAAAGAAGGTTTGGGATTGATTAATGGAACTCAGTTTATTTTGGCGCATGCCATCAAAGGTTTAGAGAAATTTGAATACCTTTTAGACTTGGCAGATATGACGGCTGCAATGAGTTTGGAAGCGTATAGAGGTTCGGCAAGTCCTTTCAAAAAAGAACTTCACGACATCAGACCTTTTGAAGGAAGCAAGAAAGTGGCTGCAAGAATGTTGAAATTTTTAAAGAATTCTGACAACTTAAAAGCTCACGAATATTGCGACAGAGTACAGGATCCGTATTCTATGAGATGTGTTCCACAGGTTCACGGTGCCAGCAGAAATGCTTTTGAACATCTGAAATTACTTACTGAAATAGAATTAAACTCTGTAACCGATAATCCAATCGTTTTAAGTGCTGAAGAATCAATTTCAGGTGGTAATTTCCACGGACAATTGTTGGCGATGCCTTTAGATTATGCAACTTTGGCGGCGGCTGAATTGGGAAATATTTCAGATAGAAGAAGTTATTTATTATTGGAAGGAAAATACGGTCTACCAAGATTATTAACGGAAAGTTCAGGTTTAAATTCAGGATTTATGATTCCGCAATATACTTCTGCAGCGTTAGTAACAGAAAATAAAACACTTTGTTTCCCTGCATCGGCAGATTCTATTCCTACGAGTTTAGGTCAGGAAGATCATGTTTCTATGGGAAGTATCTCGGGAAGGAAATTTAATCAGGTTTTAGGAAATTTAGTCAATATTTTGGCGGTTGAGCTGATGTTTGCAGCGCAAGGTTTAGAATTCAGAAGACCTGCGAAATGTTCAAAAATCATTGAAGAAAACTTCGCAATTCTTCGTACGAAAGTTGAAAAGCTGGAAGAAGATAGATTGATTGGAAAAGATATGTTGGCGATTGCTGAATTGATTAATAACAGACAATTTGTAGTGAATTTTTAA
- the uvrC gene encoding excinuclease ABC subunit UvrC: MNPSLELQLKTLPSEPGVYRYYDKNDNLLYVGKAKHLKKRVLSYFNKNLLGSRIKIMVGKIHRLETTIVNSEYDALLLENNLIKEHQPFYNVMLKDDKTYPWICIKNEDFPRIFLTRTKIKDGSEYYGPYAKVRPAKILLDTIKHIYKLRTCNLNLAPTKIDDGKYKVCLEFHIKNCEGPCEGLESKEEYDEKIDAIRGIIKGDFQTAKKYLINQMMRYAENLQFENAQTIKERIDMLEDYQVKHTVVNPNIDDVDVFGMTSDETAAYVNYFKIRNGNIIQSFTTEIKKIIEESDEDILEEALIEIRQKFESDSKEVLIPFHLTVEIPNVKLIVPKMGDKKRIVELSEKNAKEYRIEKLKQVQIVDPERHSNRIMAEMQKLLRMPVEPRHIEGFDNSNIQGTNPVSACVVFKDGKPSKADYRIFHPKTVVGPDDFKTMEEVIFRRYKRMLDEGESLPQLILIDGGKGQLSSAIKSLKLLGLYGKITIVGIAKRLEEIFFPEDPIPLYLDKKSETLKVLQRVRDEAHRFGVKHHRTRRTNSTIKSELEEIPGVGEKTIEMLLSKLKSVKRIKEANLEILEEILGKSKGKIVHDFFNNP; encoded by the coding sequence ATGAATCCTTCCTTAGAATTACAGCTTAAAACTTTACCATCAGAACCCGGCGTGTATCGTTATTACGATAAAAACGACAATTTACTGTATGTAGGAAAGGCTAAACATTTAAAGAAAAGAGTCCTCTCCTATTTTAATAAAAATCTTTTAGGTTCCAGAATAAAAATCATGGTCGGTAAAATCCATCGACTTGAAACCACCATCGTCAACAGTGAATATGACGCACTTTTGTTAGAAAATAATTTAATAAAGGAGCATCAGCCTTTTTACAATGTAATGTTGAAAGATGACAAAACTTATCCCTGGATTTGTATTAAAAATGAAGATTTTCCAAGAATTTTTTTGACGCGAACAAAGATTAAAGATGGTTCAGAATATTATGGACCATATGCGAAAGTACGCCCGGCAAAGATTCTTTTAGATACGATTAAACATATTTATAAGCTTAGAACCTGTAATCTTAATTTAGCTCCCACCAAAATCGATGACGGAAAATATAAAGTCTGTCTGGAATTTCATATTAAAAACTGCGAAGGACCATGTGAAGGTTTGGAAAGCAAAGAAGAGTATGATGAAAAAATCGATGCGATACGAGGAATTATTAAAGGAGATTTCCAGACTGCAAAAAAATATTTAATCAATCAAATGATGAGATATGCTGAGAATCTGCAGTTTGAAAATGCGCAGACCATCAAAGAACGCATCGATATGCTGGAAGATTACCAGGTGAAACATACCGTGGTGAATCCGAATATTGATGATGTAGATGTTTTTGGAATGACGAGTGATGAGACAGCGGCTTATGTGAACTATTTTAAAATAAGAAACGGAAATATTATCCAAAGTTTCACCACTGAGATCAAAAAAATCATTGAAGAAAGTGATGAAGATATTCTGGAAGAAGCTTTAATTGAAATCCGTCAGAAATTTGAATCTGATTCAAAAGAAGTGCTTATTCCGTTTCATTTGACAGTGGAAATTCCTAATGTTAAATTAATTGTTCCTAAAATGGGCGATAAAAAACGTATCGTGGAACTTTCGGAAAAAAACGCAAAGGAATACAGAATCGAAAAGCTAAAACAGGTACAAATTGTAGATCCCGAAAGACATTCAAACAGAATCATGGCAGAAATGCAGAAACTCCTGAGAATGCCTGTTGAACCTCGTCATATTGAAGGCTTTGATAACTCGAATATTCAGGGAACCAATCCTGTATCGGCATGTGTTGTTTTTAAAGATGGAAAACCCAGCAAAGCAGATTATAGAATTTTCCACCCCAAAACCGTCGTTGGCCCTGATGATTTTAAAACGATGGAAGAAGTGATTTTCCGCCGCTATAAAAGAATGCTCGACGAAGGTGAAAGCCTGCCACAGCTGATCCTGATTGATGGTGGAAAAGGACAATTATCATCTGCTATAAAAAGTTTAAAATTACTTGGACTCTACGGAAAAATAACCATCGTTGGTATTGCCAAAAGATTAGAAGAAATTTTCTTCCCAGAAGATCCTATCCCTTTGTATCTCGATAAAAAATCTGAAACGTTGAAAGTTTTACAAAGAGTACGTGACGAAGCCCACCGCTTCGGAGTAAAGCACCATAGAACAAGAAGAACCAATTCAACCATAAAATCTGAATTGGAAGAAATTCCCGGCGTTGGCGAGAAGACGATTGAAATGCTCTTGTCTAAATTGAAATCTGTTAAAAGAATCAAGGAAGCAAACCTTGAGATTTTGGAAGAGATTTTAGGAAAAAGTAAAGGGAAAATAGTACATGACTTTTTCAACAACCCATAA
- a CDS encoding anti-sigma factor domain-containing protein has translation MNSKEYISSGILESYILGHASPEEAGILECVMKNNNEVREAFEEAQKTFEMLATAQAVTPPSDLKSKIWAKIQQEQNVELEKPVIPIQNNVQKVEEEKEVQEIKNTKSSSWKNFAIAAAVLFLISTGINLYWMNSQSKINDQLVKVESERKTDQLAMQNMQQKLDVFANPNMKKVVLAGVDKHPEAKATVLWDSNSKDIYLSANSLPKAPEGMQYQLWAIADGKPVSAGMYSEDKDSRIAISNITNAQAFAITLEKKGGSEVPTMENMYVMGGV, from the coding sequence TTGAATAGTAAAGAATACATATCATCCGGAATTCTAGAATCATACATTCTAGGTCATGCTTCTCCCGAGGAAGCAGGTATTTTGGAATGTGTAATGAAGAACAATAATGAAGTAAGAGAGGCTTTTGAAGAAGCACAAAAAACTTTTGAGATGCTTGCCACTGCGCAGGCTGTGACCCCACCAAGTGATTTGAAATCTAAAATTTGGGCTAAAATTCAACAAGAACAAAACGTTGAATTAGAAAAACCTGTCATTCCTATCCAAAACAACGTTCAAAAAGTTGAGGAGGAAAAAGAAGTTCAGGAAATTAAAAATACAAAAAGCAGCAGTTGGAAGAATTTTGCAATTGCAGCAGCAGTTCTATTTTTAATCAGTACAGGTATTAATTTATACTGGATGAATAGTCAGTCAAAAATTAATGACCAACTTGTAAAAGTAGAAAGTGAACGCAAAACAGATCAATTGGCGATGCAGAATATGCAGCAAAAATTAGATGTTTTTGCAAATCCGAATATGAAAAAAGTAGTATTGGCTGGTGTAGACAAACACCCTGAGGCTAAAGCAACAGTACTATGGGATAGTAATTCCAAAGATATTTATCTATCTGCAAATTCTCTGCCAAAAGCTCCAGAAGGTATGCAGTATCAACTTTGGGCAATTGCAGACGGAAAGCCGGTAAGTGCCGGAATGTATTCTGAAGATAAAGACAGTAGAATAGCAATCTCTAATATCACCAATGCGCAAGCTTTTGCAATCACTCTTGAGAAAAAAGGAGGAAGCGAAGTTCCCACCATGGAAAATATGTATGTAATGGGAGGAGTTTAA